From a region of the Desulfomicrobium macestii genome:
- a CDS encoding sensor histidine kinase, which translates to MNKECETLCAPGERMPLTDVLAQNARIGSHLCSQYFNFFPLPLLVLNSFRQIIFSNNAFTDLLGTSDVSSFLARRPGEAMACVYSEAGKNGCGTSLHCRECGALRAMIEAMGTREKAEHECQLLCKDKHGATVARDLRIFASPWETGEGTYYVLTLLDISDEKRRQALERIFFHDILNSAGGARNLVDILMDEVPEEAREIAHMARSSLFALVDEIQKQKQLLSLERKEYAISRITLQGLEIMHSLVDEFRAHPKAIDKHIHLEADSVNVPVFSDFSLLRRILVNMLINALEATPSGGIVTAGLRRDEGAAVFWISNAAVMPESVKLQVFKRSFSTKGSDRGLGTYSIKLLTENYLGGEVGFSSEEGAGTTFWVKLPAREDQP; encoded by the coding sequence ATGAACAAAGAATGTGAAACCCTGTGCGCTCCCGGCGAGCGCATGCCCCTGACCGATGTCCTGGCGCAGAATGCCCGAATCGGGAGTCATCTGTGTTCGCAGTATTTCAATTTCTTTCCTCTGCCGCTTCTGGTGCTCAACTCCTTTCGTCAGATCATCTTCAGCAATAACGCCTTTACCGACCTTCTGGGGACCAGTGATGTGAGCTCGTTTCTGGCCAGGCGTCCTGGCGAGGCCATGGCTTGCGTCTATTCCGAAGCCGGAAAAAACGGCTGTGGAACGTCCCTGCACTGCCGTGAATGCGGAGCGCTGCGGGCCATGATTGAGGCCATGGGCACCAGGGAAAAGGCCGAGCACGAGTGCCAGCTGCTGTGCAAGGATAAGCACGGTGCCACCGTGGCCCGGGACCTGCGAATTTTTGCCTCGCCCTGGGAAACCGGGGAAGGAACATACTACGTCCTGACTCTCCTTGACATCAGTGATGAAAAACGCCGCCAGGCCCTGGAGCGCATTTTCTTTCACGACATTTTGAATTCCGCCGGCGGGGCCAGAAACCTGGTCGACATTCTCATGGACGAAGTTCCCGAGGAAGCCCGCGAGATTGCGCACATGGCGCGGTCCTCGCTCTTTGCCCTGGTCGATGAGATCCAGAAGCAGAAACAGCTCTTGTCCCTGGAGAGAAAAGAATACGCGATCTCCAGGATCACGTTGCAGGGACTTGAGATCATGCATTCACTGGTCGATGAATTTCGAGCGCACCCCAAGGCCATCGACAAGCACATCCATCTTGAAGCGGACAGCGTCAACGTGCCCGTGTTTTCGGATTTCTCGCTATTGCGCAGGATTCTGGTCAACATGCTCATCAATGCCCTTGAAGCCACACCTTCGGGCGGGATCGTCACTGCCGGCCTGCGGCGCGACGAGGGGGCGGCCGTGTTTTGGATCTCGAATGCGGCCGTCATGCCCGAATCGGTCAAGCTTCAGGTGTTCAAACGATCTTTTTCGACCAAGGGGAGCGATCGGGGGCTTGGCACGTATTCCATCAAGCTGCTGACGGAGAATTATCTCGGCGGGGAGGTCGGGTTTTCCTCGGAGGAAGGGGCGGGCACGACCTTCTGGGTGAAGTTGCCCGCCCGGGAAGACCAGCCCTGA
- a CDS encoding CheR family methyltransferase, which produces MYDANGQAAPLMTDKELKQFSEFIYSELGIKITQTKKTMLQARLQRRLRTLSMRSYGQYLEYLQTLKGLEVELPQMVDAVTTNTTSFFREPKHFEYLSQNILPQWQKKHPGQTFAVWNAGCSSGEEPYTTAMTLMDYHERVNPLRFTIVATDISSDILRKAARAVYEDEKIGTIPVEFRRKYLLRSKDRSKRVVRIIPELRETVSFRRLNFMDDFQFREKMDLIFCRNVMIYFDKKTQHELVMKFCNHLEPGGHLFIGHSESLAGADLPLKQLAPATYMRI; this is translated from the coding sequence ATGTACGACGCAAACGGCCAGGCCGCTCCGCTCATGACCGACAAGGAACTCAAGCAGTTCAGCGAGTTCATCTATTCGGAACTGGGCATCAAGATCACCCAGACCAAGAAGACCATGTTGCAGGCGCGTCTGCAGCGCAGGCTGCGCACCCTGAGCATGAGGTCCTACGGACAGTATCTTGAGTATCTGCAGACCCTCAAGGGACTGGAGGTCGAGTTGCCCCAGATGGTGGACGCGGTGACCACCAACACGACCAGCTTCTTCCGGGAACCGAAGCATTTCGAGTACTTGTCTCAGAACATCCTGCCGCAGTGGCAGAAAAAACATCCCGGCCAGACCTTCGCGGTCTGGAACGCGGGCTGTTCTTCAGGGGAAGAGCCCTACACCACGGCCATGACGCTCATGGATTACCATGAGCGGGTAAACCCGTTGCGCTTCACCATAGTGGCCACGGACATCTCCTCGGACATTCTCAGGAAGGCAGCGCGCGCCGTTTACGAAGATGAAAAAATTGGGACAATTCCGGTGGAGTTCAGGCGCAAGTATCTGCTGCGCAGCAAGGACAGGAGCAAACGGGTCGTGCGCATCATCCCGGAACTGCGCGAGACGGTCAGCTTCCGGCGGCTCAATTTCATGGATGACTTTCAGTTCCGCGAAAAAATGGACCTGATCTTCTGCCGCAACGTCATGATCTATTTCGACAAGAAGACCCAGCATGAACTGGTCATGAAGTTCTGTAACCACCTTGAACCCGGCGGGCACCTGTTCATCGGCCATTCCGAGAGTCTGGCCGGCGCCGACCTGCCGCTTAAGCAGTTGGCCCCGGCCACCTACATGCGCATCTGA